A single genomic interval of Puntigrus tetrazona isolate hp1 chromosome 1, ASM1883169v1, whole genome shotgun sequence harbors:
- the LOC122344082 gene encoding adhesion G protein-coupled receptor E1-like has protein sequence MDTFHKIFIKAPLTISVVLYVLTLNLVFEAVTMEEATDASLSVDPCNSYSVLDEPRRSINNTNYLQSPQTYNCDTSVTWSGWYRLFINGLSAHMPETCVAKGHCDTATTLWIRGGHPKVEDGIVTRDVCGHWDNYCCFFWSFPIKVKACPGSYYVYELISPAVYCSGYCADVSSITTSSTAVTPASLSNAYSFDPCYNYSVLDDPWRANGSQPSNMCDNSLNWSGWYRLFINNVSAQIPDTCVKKFSCGTQNPLGIRGGHPTVKNGVVTRDVCGQWNNYCCYFGSYPIKVKACPGRYYVYELVRPTLCAAYCAVVTNISATETTMAPETSSDDYIFTDNAVKIMLLGRCTTSLECLQHLLEQIDNITAQVLSLDTVTEILTVIFNTSEKILESSSASDYELAFFGNCLIKTSEKVISTLVKPTDTSDNVNFALPAVEVQVFMVGQWVSLEKIPQLNTTKSSAEVDLIGIAKNNYKRSAAVAFMSYTMMENFLKPDFFNTSNDTIKTMLSTVISATLPKTTNTKLTKPVNFTLKHIREFDPSGSLSCVYWNISEWVVDGCSVLETNSSFTVCSCVHLSTFALIMQTSRPPERDSLMEQLNMVCVIVGLVFFSLALLTFALCQWSPGVNNVARINICISLLLAHLLFLLTQQFLKLIRPQQELCAVIAGLLHFLFLSAFVWMFIEAVLLFICVKNLSQISSKKKEVLSSGFLCVIGYVVSLVVVCVSVGLVPEGYGSEHCWIEIDKGFIWSFLGPVCVILALNMILFISIVIILKSTFKNLNAEVSQMKQTKIMVFKTLAQFVVLGCSWILGFFTKDSKVLEILFLILNSQQGTFIFLIYCVLNHEVRQQYRKFFMSLLY, from the exons ATGGATACATTTCATAAAA tttttataaaaGCACCGCTTACCATCTCTGTTGTTCTGT ATGTCTTAACACTTAACTTGGTCTTTGAAGCTGTCACAATGGAAGAGGCAACAGATG CTAGTCTCTCTGTGGACCCCTGCAACAGCTACTCTGTTTTAGACGAACCAAGGAGATCCATCAATAATACAAATTACTTACAATCACCACAAACCTACAACTGTGACACCTCAGTCACCTGGAGCGGCTGGTATCGTCTCTTCATCAATGGTCTAAGCGCTCACATGCCCGAAACGTGTGTTGCAAAGGGTCATTGTGATACTGCTACCACGCTGTGGATTCGTGGTGGACACCCGAAAGTTGAGGATGGAATCGTCACTCGAGATGTCTGCGGTCACTGGGACAATTACTGCTGTTTTTTCTGGTCTTTTCCCATTAAAGTCAAAGCGTGTCCGGGAAGTTATTATGTCTATGAGCTGATTAGTCCGGCTGTGTACTGTTCAGGATACTGTGCAG ATGTTAGCAGCATTACCACCAGCTCTACAGCCGTCACACCAGCGAGCCTCTCAAACG CTTATTCCTTCGACCCCTGCTACAACTACAGTGTTCTGGATGATCCATGGAGAGCCAACGGGAGTCAGCCATCAAACATGTGTGACAACTCTCTCAACTGGAGCGGTTGGTATCGTCTCTTCATTAACAATGTGAGCGCACAAATCCCAGACACGTGTGTTAAAAAATTTAGCTGTGGCACCCAAAACCCGCTGGGGATTCGTGGTGGACACCCGACAGTAAAGAATGGAGTCGTCACTCGAGATGTCTGCGGTCAATGGAATAATTACTGCTGCTATTTCGGGTCGTACCCCATTAAAGTCAAAGCCTGTCCAGGACGATATTACGTCTATGAGCTGGTTAGACCAACTTTGTGTGCAGCGTACTGTGCGG TTGTTACTAACATCAGCGCCACTGAGACAACGATGGCACCAGAGACGAGCTCAGATG ATTACATCTTTACTGATAATGCGGTTAAAATAATGCTGCTGGGAAGATGCACT ACTTCTCTAGAATGTCTTCAACATCTTCTTGAGCAGATTGACAACATTACTGCTCAAGTGCTTTCTTTGGAT ACTGTGACAGAAATTTTGACTGTGATCTTCAACACTTCAGAGAAGATTCTCGAGTCGTCATCAGCAAGTGATTATGAACTAGCCTTCTTTGGAAACTGTCTGATAAAAACCAGTGAGAAAGTTATTTCTACATTAGTGAAGCCAACAGATACAAGTGACAATGTCAATTTTGCGCTTCCTGCTGTAG AGGTTCAGGTTTTCATGGTTGGACAATGGGTTTCCTTAGAGAAAATCCCTCAACTAAACACAACCAAATCTTCTGCAGAGGTTGATCTCATTGGGATTGCCAAGAACAACTATAAAA GATCAGCTGCTGTGGCTTTCATGAGCTACACTATGATGGAGAATTTTCTGAAGCCAGACTTCTTCAACACATCAAATGACACGATTAAAACCATGCTGTCTACTGTGATCTCAGCTACTCTTCCCAAAACCACCAACACTAAACTCACCAAACCAGTCAACTTCACCCTAAAACACATCAGA GAGTTTGATCCCAGTGGTTCTCTGTCCTGTGTGTACTGGAATATCAGCGAGTGGGTTGTAGATGGTTGTTCTGTTTTAGAGACCAACAGCAGCTTCACTGTGTGTTCCTGTGTTCATCTCTCCACATTCGCCCTCATCATGCAAACCAGCCGTCCACCAGAG AGAGACTCACTGATGGAGCAGTTGAATATGGTGTGTGTGATCGTGGGGCTGGTGTTCTTCAGTCTGGCTCTGTTGACCTTTGCCCTTTGTCAGTGGAGTCCTGGAGTGAATAATGTGGCTCGGATCAACATCTGCATCAGTCTTCTGCTGGCTCACCTTCTGTTTCTGCTCACACAGCAGTTCCTGAAGCTCATACGACCTCAGCAG GAGTTGTGTGCCGTGATCGCAGGCCTTCtgcacttcctctttctctccgcCTTTGTGTGGATGTTCATTGAAGCCGTGCTGCTCTTCATCTGTGTGAAGAACCTATCACAGATCAGCTCCAAAAAGAAGGAGGTGCTTAGCAGTGGATTCCTGTGTGTGATTGGATATGTGGTTTCTCtggttgtggtgtgtgtgtctgtcggTCTGGTTCCTGAAGGATACGGCAGTGAACA CTGCTGGATTGAAATAGACAAAGGTTTCATCTGGAGTTTTCTTGGTCCTGTTTGTGTTATACTAgca CTGAACATGATTCTCTTCATCAGCATCGTCATCATTCTGAAGTCAACTTTCAAAAATCTCAACGCTGAAGTTTCTCAGATGAAACAAACCAA GATTATGGTGTTTAAAACTCTGGCTCAGTTTGTGGTTCTTGGTTGCTCCTGGATTCTGGGTTTCTTCACTAAAGACAGTAAGGTGCTGGAGATCCTCTTCTTGATCTTGAACTCTCAGCAGGGAACCTTCATCTTCCTGATCTACTGTGTCCTCAATCACGAG GTCAGGCAGCAGTACAGGAAGTTCTTTATGTCTTTGCTGTATTAA